One window from the genome of Haladaptatus paucihalophilus DX253 encodes:
- a CDS encoding cytochrome P450 gives MSSDTPPATGETPPGPDGLPIVGTRLEFIRDPFGFITRTASEYGDIAHWEELDGPMYQLNHPDYIEQVLVQNNQNYIKGEGFQHILGPVLGNGILNSEGAVWRRNRHLIQPAFHPKEIQRYSEMMTDFTEEALETWEDGETRLVHEDMMEVTLKIVARALFGVDIEDEVDTIGSALEEFMLGTENLANFILPPKIPTPSRMRIKDAREKLDGVVYRMIRERRNDPDGEGVISTLLSATDEHENPMSDEQIRDEVVTLLLAGHETTALSLTLTMYALAQYPEVETKLVAELDEVLDGETPTMEDVSELTYTEQVVKESMRLYPPVPGIVREATKPDIIGGYEIPAGATVQMNQWVVHRDPRWYDDPLAFRPERWTDEFEKSLPKLAYFPFAAGPRRCIGDRFAMLEARLLLATIYQQFHIELAPEAELDLMATITARPKKEIPMTVHRRSD, from the coding sequence ATGAGTAGCGACACACCCCCCGCAACCGGAGAGACGCCGCCCGGACCGGACGGACTGCCGATAGTCGGAACCCGACTCGAATTTATCCGCGACCCGTTCGGCTTCATAACCAGAACCGCCAGCGAGTACGGTGACATCGCTCACTGGGAGGAACTCGACGGGCCGATGTATCAGCTCAACCACCCGGACTACATCGAGCAGGTCCTCGTCCAGAACAACCAGAACTACATCAAGGGCGAGGGCTTCCAACACATCCTCGGTCCCGTCCTCGGAAACGGTATCCTGAACAGCGAGGGTGCGGTGTGGCGGCGGAACCGCCACCTCATCCAGCCCGCGTTCCACCCCAAGGAGATACAGCGGTACTCGGAGATGATGACGGATTTCACCGAGGAGGCGCTCGAAACGTGGGAGGACGGTGAGACCCGACTCGTCCACGAGGACATGATGGAAGTGACGCTCAAAATCGTCGCTCGGGCGCTGTTCGGCGTCGATATCGAAGACGAGGTGGACACCATCGGGTCGGCGCTGGAGGAGTTCATGCTCGGCACCGAAAACCTCGCCAACTTCATTCTGCCGCCGAAGATTCCCACGCCGTCGCGGATGCGCATCAAGGACGCGCGGGAGAAACTCGATGGCGTCGTCTACCGGATGATTCGGGAGCGGCGCAACGACCCGGACGGCGAGGGCGTCATCTCGACTCTCCTCTCGGCCACCGACGAGCACGAAAACCCCATGAGCGACGAGCAGATTCGGGACGAGGTTGTCACGCTCCTCCTCGCCGGGCACGAGACGACGGCGCTCTCGCTGACGCTCACGATGTACGCCCTCGCCCAGTACCCCGAAGTGGAAACAAAACTCGTCGCCGAACTGGACGAGGTGCTCGACGGCGAGACGCCGACGATGGAAGACGTCTCCGAGCTGACCTACACCGAACAGGTCGTCAAGGAGTCCATGCGCCTGTACCCGCCGGTGCCGGGCATCGTCCGCGAAGCGACCAAACCCGACATCATCGGCGGCTACGAGATTCCGGCGGGCGCGACGGTGCAGATGAACCAGTGGGTGGTCCACCGCGACCCGCGCTGGTACGACGATCCGCTCGCCTTCCGCCCGGAGCGCTGGACCGACGAGTTCGAGAAGTCGCTCCCGAAACTCGCGTACTTCCCGTTCGCCGCGGGACCGCGGCGCTGTATCGGCGACCGCTTCGCCATGCTCGAAGCGCGCCTCCTGCTCGCCACCATCTACCAGCAGTTCCACATCGAACTCGCGCCCGAGGCCGAACTGGACCTGATGGCGACCATCACCGCCCGCCCGAAGAAGGAGATTCCGATGACGGTCCACCGCCGCTCGGACTGA
- a CDS encoding M48 family metalloprotease has product MTWKPDRGLQVRMVATMGLIVCFAVAIPVTVWFIATQTARFVALFTGTTMTVVLVMGGLAGGLSALGFYCIERYANSDLTDYSDDEDADPVVADVPANVESRATKIASQLSVPRPDIECRSSNVPTAYTTGYSPESATIVVTTALLDALSPDELEAVLAHEFAHVRHRDFLVVTLASVPLRIALRVRRYADKHWALDAERGAHPLVGLFFAASFALSAAFSFVGRLLLALLSRYRELAADRGAVRITGNPGSLASALRTLYDATAARPPTDMRDAYDIPPERAIVPLSIATDAEAAASGSADSPWLATHPPLETRLERLHAAADGFEAGRSEN; this is encoded by the coding sequence ATGACGTGGAAACCGGACAGGGGATTGCAGGTTCGGATGGTCGCCACGATGGGACTCATCGTCTGCTTCGCGGTCGCCATCCCGGTCACGGTCTGGTTCATCGCCACGCAAACCGCTCGGTTCGTCGCGCTGTTCACGGGGACGACGATGACCGTCGTTCTCGTCATGGGCGGGTTGGCAGGCGGATTGAGCGCGCTCGGATTCTACTGCATCGAGCGCTACGCGAACAGCGACCTGACGGACTACTCGGACGACGAGGACGCCGACCCGGTAGTCGCGGACGTTCCGGCGAACGTCGAGTCGCGCGCGACCAAAATCGCCAGCCAGCTGTCGGTGCCGCGGCCGGACATCGAGTGCCGAAGCTCGAACGTCCCGACGGCCTACACGACAGGCTATTCGCCCGAGAGCGCGACCATCGTCGTGACCACGGCGCTGCTCGATGCGCTCTCGCCCGACGAACTCGAAGCCGTCTTGGCACACGAGTTCGCCCACGTCCGTCACCGGGATTTCCTCGTCGTCACCCTCGCGTCGGTTCCCCTGCGAATCGCGTTGCGGGTGCGCCGATACGCCGACAAACACTGGGCGCTGGACGCGGAGCGGGGTGCCCACCCGCTCGTCGGGCTGTTTTTCGCCGCCTCGTTCGCACTCTCGGCCGCGTTCAGTTTCGTCGGGCGGCTCCTCCTCGCGCTCCTGTCGCGGTACCGCGAACTCGCGGCCGACCGGGGCGCGGTTCGAATCACCGGGAATCCGGGGTCGCTCGCGTCGGCGCTCCGAACGCTGTACGACGCGACGGCCGCGCGACCCCCGACGGACATGCGGGACGCCTACGACATCCCGCCGGAGCGCGCCATCGTCCCGCTCTCAATCGCGACCGACGCGGAGGCGGCGGCGTCGGGGTCCGCCGACTCGCCGTGGCTGGCGACGCATCCGCCGCTCGAAACGCGCCTCGAACGACTGCACGCCGCGGCGGACGGGTTCGAAGCCGGGAGGTCGGAGAACTGA
- a CDS encoding TOBE domain-containing protein — MHDGTPRATFDAQLVADDVAFDERDVRLLRAIDEHGSINAAATALGRSYAHAQRRIVTLEEGFGPLVRRERGGSSGGGSTLTDGARRLLQRFRRLTAESSGLAEVDETVLTGTVTERDGEFGLVETDVGVVRALVPADTDAVEVCIRSDVVTLYSSNAAPTGDATSARNQFSGTVRSVEEGERIARVAVNVGGETPLRALVTTTSVERLGLESGADVVASFKATATRAVPSRAESDP, encoded by the coding sequence ATGCACGACGGGACACCACGGGCGACGTTCGACGCACAACTCGTCGCCGACGACGTTGCCTTCGACGAGCGGGACGTCCGCCTGCTCCGCGCCATCGACGAACACGGATCGATCAACGCGGCGGCAACCGCACTCGGCCGGTCGTACGCCCACGCACAGCGTCGAATCGTGACCTTGGAGGAGGGTTTCGGACCGCTCGTCCGCCGGGAACGCGGCGGGTCGTCCGGCGGTGGTAGCACGTTGACCGACGGAGCGCGCCGACTTCTCCAGCGGTTTCGGCGACTCACGGCGGAGTCCTCGGGGCTCGCCGAGGTGGACGAGACGGTGCTCACCGGAACCGTCACCGAGCGGGACGGCGAGTTCGGCCTCGTGGAAACCGACGTGGGAGTCGTCCGGGCGCTCGTTCCGGCGGACACCGACGCGGTGGAGGTCTGTATCCGCTCGGACGTGGTGACGCTGTACAGTTCGAACGCCGCGCCGACCGGCGACGCGACGAGCGCAAGAAACCAGTTTTCGGGGACGGTTCGGTCGGTCGAGGAGGGGGAGCGAATCGCCCGCGTCGCGGTCAACGTGGGCGGCGAGACGCCGTTACGGGCACTCGTCACGACCACGAGCGTCGAGCGGTTGGGGTTGGAATCTGGTGCGGACGTCGTCGCCTCGTTCAAGGCGACGGCGACGCGGGCGGTTCCGTCGCGGGCGGAATCCGACCCGTGA
- a CDS encoding glycosyltransferase family 4 protein encodes MSSGNRLHQRGVETPQTEHDSGDVRWRVDERAEELSIGMYYRKAGTRDAGGVVMYVQELLDALSAHQSAYLYTENGELTPKMRTTDAEIVPLSVAGALDSLSSRVLPGLAETLVPLLGAIRDGTIRHMNETLDVLVTHNYLDDLVLSNLLDVPVVRVFHGFERTGLGTTAHGLLSDSYSIVNSVQTSAEFVEELGHEPDGIVYPGVDTDLFHPDAPPVFERDAPSVLFVGRFVESKGLFDLIDALAAGRGAGTEDVHLSIVGRGDREAVERSVERHGLESSVTIVGSVPHDDLPGYYTAADVVCSPSHYESFGMVNMEAMACGTPVITTTVDGVTEYAIDRETALLVPPESPDAIADAIATAVDSAELRTRLATQGRAVAERYSWEQSSKRLADLCFDIVDGN; translated from the coding sequence ATGAGCAGTGGTAATCGACTGCACCAACGCGGCGTCGAAACCCCGCAAACGGAACACGACAGCGGCGACGTACGTTGGCGGGTGGACGAGCGAGCGGAAGAGTTGAGCATCGGCATGTACTACCGGAAGGCCGGAACGAGGGACGCGGGCGGCGTCGTGATGTACGTTCAGGAACTCCTGGACGCGCTGTCCGCCCACCAGTCGGCCTACCTCTACACGGAGAACGGTGAGTTGACGCCGAAGATGCGCACGACGGACGCCGAAATCGTCCCGCTGTCGGTGGCGGGCGCGCTCGATTCGCTCTCGTCGCGCGTGCTTCCCGGACTCGCGGAGACGCTCGTTCCCCTCCTCGGCGCGATACGCGACGGGACGATACGGCACATGAACGAGACGCTGGACGTGCTCGTGACCCACAACTATCTGGACGACCTCGTCCTCTCGAATCTCCTCGACGTGCCGGTGGTTCGTGTCTTCCACGGCTTCGAGCGAACCGGCTTGGGAACGACCGCACACGGGTTGCTGTCCGACAGCTACTCGATAGTGAATTCGGTGCAGACGAGCGCGGAGTTCGTCGAGGAGTTGGGACACGAACCGGATGGCATCGTCTATCCCGGCGTCGATACCGACCTGTTCCACCCCGACGCGCCGCCCGTCTTCGAGCGAGACGCGCCGTCGGTGTTGTTCGTCGGCCGGTTCGTGGAGTCCAAGGGCCTCTTCGACCTCATCGACGCTCTCGCGGCGGGACGCGGCGCGGGGACCGAGGACGTACACCTGTCCATCGTCGGCCGCGGCGACCGCGAGGCGGTGGAACGGAGCGTCGAACGGCACGGGTTGGAGTCGTCCGTTACCATCGTCGGGTCGGTGCCGCACGACGACCTCCCCGGCTACTACACCGCCGCGGACGTGGTGTGTTCGCCCTCCCACTACGAGAGCTTCGGCATGGTCAACATGGAGGCGATGGCGTGTGGCACCCCCGTCATCACCACGACCGTCGATGGCGTCACGGAGTACGCCATCGACCGCGAAACCGCCCTGCTCGTCCCCCCGGAGTCCCCGGACGCCATCGCCGACGCGATAGCGACGGCCGTCGATTCGGCCGAGTTACGGACCCGCCTCGCGACCCAAGGCAGGGCGGTCGCGGAGCGCTATTCGTGGGAACAGTCCTCGAAACGGCTCGCGGACCTGTGTTTCGACATCGTGGACGGTAACTGA
- a CDS encoding flippase, which produces MATSDSHLSKLLSSSVLIVVGVVVASVGRLIERIVIAHWFSPQLYGEVTIALAIMTIGTTISLVGLNDGIPRFVSRYDDARDVRGVWLFGLGFALAVSLAVSLVLYLNVNRIAIALFETNVARELLRLFVLTIPVSVGLTVGVSALRGMENTRYKLYTKDFLHPCLRIVLLVALVAGGFDLVSVGYAYFAATLATLLVVYLLSNRLVRLVGPVRTHTRELLTYSAPLIVTMVLSILLTRMDTLMLAQFRTSNEVGVYNAAYPLANSLLMVISSFGYLYLPLTSRLDADGEREEVTSIYRITTKWIYVLTFPAFLVFTVFPDDVLSLFFGSGYTGGGIVLALLSVGFFTSAAAGRNRTTLAALGHTKAILGVDILTLALNFAVNLLLIPTYGMVGAAVASSGAYVVRNLALNVVLLTKCGITPFSTHTNRTYIVLPLVLFPVGLLAGRWLTLSLLTLPVFLVCTGLVGLAAVTLAGGLQPEDGAFIEFIEGALGVEVPAIQRYVPMQGE; this is translated from the coding sequence ATGGCGACGAGTGACTCCCACCTCTCGAAACTGCTGTCGAGTTCGGTGCTCATCGTCGTCGGCGTCGTCGTCGCGTCCGTCGGTCGATTGATAGAACGCATCGTCATCGCCCACTGGTTCTCGCCGCAACTGTACGGCGAGGTGACCATCGCGCTCGCCATCATGACCATCGGAACGACGATTTCGCTCGTCGGGCTGAACGACGGGATTCCGCGGTTCGTCTCCCGGTACGACGACGCCCGGGACGTTCGCGGCGTGTGGCTGTTCGGCCTGGGGTTCGCGCTGGCCGTCAGCCTCGCCGTCAGCCTCGTCCTGTACCTGAACGTGAACCGCATCGCCATCGCGCTGTTCGAGACGAACGTCGCCCGCGAGTTGCTCCGCCTGTTCGTCCTCACGATTCCGGTCAGCGTCGGCCTGACCGTCGGCGTGAGCGCGCTCCGGGGGATGGAGAACACGCGCTACAAACTGTACACGAAGGATTTCCTCCATCCCTGCCTCCGCATCGTCCTGCTCGTCGCGCTGGTCGCGGGCGGTTTCGACCTCGTGTCGGTGGGGTACGCCTACTTCGCCGCCACGCTAGCAACGCTCCTCGTCGTCTACCTCCTCTCGAACCGCCTCGTCCGTCTCGTCGGACCGGTTCGGACCCACACCCGCGAACTGCTCACCTACTCGGCACCCCTCATCGTGACGATGGTGCTCTCCATCCTGTTGACGCGGATGGACACCCTCATGCTCGCCCAGTTTCGCACCTCGAACGAGGTCGGCGTGTACAACGCGGCGTACCCGCTGGCGAACAGCCTGCTCATGGTCATCTCCTCGTTCGGCTACCTCTACCTGCCGCTCACGTCCCGCCTCGACGCGGACGGCGAACGCGAGGAGGTGACGAGTATCTATCGCATCACGACGAAGTGGATTTACGTCCTCACCTTCCCCGCCTTTCTCGTATTCACCGTCTTCCCGGACGACGTGCTCTCGCTCTTCTTCGGGTCCGGATACACGGGCGGCGGTATCGTCCTCGCGCTCCTCTCGGTCGGTTTCTTCACGAGCGCGGCGGCGGGGAGAAACCGAACGACGCTGGCCGCGCTCGGCCACACGAAGGCCATCCTCGGGGTAGATATCCTCACGCTCGCGCTCAACTTCGCCGTGAACCTCCTCCTGATTCCGACGTACGGGATGGTCGGTGCCGCGGTCGCGTCGTCGGGGGCCTACGTCGTCCGCAACCTCGCGCTCAACGTCGTCCTCCTGACCAAGTGCGGAATTACCCCGTTCTCCACGCACACGAACCGGACGTACATCGTCCTGCCGCTCGTCCTGTTTCCCGTCGGTCTCCTCGCGGGGCGCTGGCTGACGCTCTCCCTGCTGACGCTCCCCGTCTTCCTGGTCTGCACCGGACTCGTCGGCCTCGCCGCCGTCACCCTCGCCGGTGGTCTCCAACCGGAAGACGGCGCGTTCATCGAGTTCATCGAGGGGGCGCTCGGCGTCGAAGTCCCCGCGATTCAACGCTACGTCCCGATGCAGGGCGAGTGA
- a CDS encoding DUF7388 family protein, whose protein sequence is MLASSHALARTGLDAAALKPAECDVRRAHSMPFETVTIDYEGREHLPDTETLRELAAEKNVLMTVPVRADGFDPLGDDSLFGRLPDGVGTVFVAGHSAYLTEDERSRAIAPRLGAALERSPDGWVGTEGIERVATATGATQFELLSRSTTRDVRALRAAGFDGTVAVYAPTVLTDDEDAILDAVGAYVARRKPVARALPDDAPTDASADGRARNVLSAASRDFALVGTATEVGERVEELKAAGVDLVVGYPARGIDSFLDR, encoded by the coding sequence ATGCTAGCCAGTAGTCACGCCCTCGCTCGAACGGGCCTCGACGCCGCCGCGCTCAAACCCGCAGAGTGTGACGTGCGTCGGGCACACTCGATGCCGTTCGAGACGGTGACGATAGATTACGAGGGCCGCGAGCACCTTCCCGACACGGAGACGCTCCGCGAACTGGCGGCGGAGAAAAACGTGCTGATGACCGTCCCCGTCCGGGCGGACGGGTTCGACCCGCTCGGCGACGACTCGCTGTTCGGCCGACTGCCGGACGGCGTCGGAACGGTGTTCGTCGCCGGACACTCGGCCTATCTCACCGAGGACGAACGGAGTCGGGCGATAGCGCCTCGACTCGGGGCCGCGCTGGAGCGGTCCCCTGACGGGTGGGTCGGCACGGAGGGTATCGAACGCGTCGCCACGGCGACGGGGGCGACGCAGTTCGAACTGCTGTCCCGCTCGACGACCCGCGACGTGCGCGCACTTCGCGCCGCCGGGTTCGACGGGACGGTCGCGGTGTACGCGCCGACCGTCCTCACCGACGACGAGGACGCGATACTCGACGCGGTGGGCGCGTACGTCGCCCGGCGCAAACCCGTGGCGCGGGCGCTCCCTGACGATGCGCCGACGGATGCCAGCGCCGACGGTCGCGCTCGGAACGTGCTCTCCGCGGCGAGCCGCGACTTCGCGCTCGTCGGGACGGCCACCGAGGTCGGCGAGCGGGTCGAGGAACTGAAGGCGGCCGGCGTGGACCTCGTGGTCGGCTATCCCGCCCGGGGCATCGACTCGTTCCTCGACCGCTAA
- a CDS encoding creatininase family protein, which produces MSRLAEETTTTARDALSDVDVALLPTGSVEQHGPALPLGTDFMAAQAVAGTLGDRENVVLLPTVPVGVSEHHRQFDGTLWTDPATFEDYVTDIVSSIASHGVQKVVIVNGHGGNDGALRRVARRVRREEVAYAVPWNWWGGIGDVLEDEFGMGITHADEIETSMLLEVAEELVREAALEAAEAGANDAWGEDVHGANVGFDTADFSESGVVGQPTRGSREAGARLLDASSDELAALVEWLGEQDIDHLWPEDHR; this is translated from the coding sequence ATGAGTCGACTTGCCGAAGAGACGACGACCACGGCCCGCGATGCGCTCTCGGACGTGGACGTTGCACTGCTCCCGACGGGAAGCGTCGAACAACACGGCCCCGCCCTCCCGCTCGGTACGGATTTCATGGCGGCACAGGCCGTCGCGGGCACGCTCGGGGACCGCGAGAACGTCGTTCTCCTCCCGACGGTTCCGGTCGGAGTCAGCGAACACCATCGCCAGTTCGACGGCACCCTCTGGACCGACCCGGCGACGTTCGAGGACTACGTGACGGACATCGTGTCCAGCATCGCCAGCCACGGCGTGCAGAAGGTCGTCATCGTGAACGGTCACGGCGGTAACGACGGCGCGCTCCGGCGCGTCGCACGCCGGGTCCGCCGCGAGGAAGTGGCCTACGCCGTTCCGTGGAACTGGTGGGGCGGAATCGGTGACGTGCTCGAAGACGAGTTCGGGATGGGAATCACGCACGCCGACGAGATAGAGACGAGCATGCTCCTCGAAGTCGCCGAGGAACTCGTCCGCGAGGCGGCGCTCGAAGCGGCCGAGGCGGGCGCGAACGACGCGTGGGGCGAGGACGTCCACGGCGCGAACGTCGGCTTCGATACGGCCGACTTCTCCGAGAGCGGTGTCGTCGGCCAGCCGACCAGGGGGTCGCGGGAGGCCGGTGCGCGACTGCTCGACGCATCGAGCGACGAACTCGCCGCGCTGGTCGAGTGGCTCGGTGAGCAGGATATCGACCACCTCTGGCCCGAGGACCACCGATGA
- a CDS encoding NAD(P)/FAD-dependent oxidoreductase, protein MNVGIVGGGAVGLTAARDLAVRGADVTLFEAGTIPNEGESTARAAGVLYDAFAAPEDARVGARAIERFREFSGTGGFEFVETPYVWFARTGDEKRAAAIREQVPRMREHGRDVAFIHASELEERYPALNAEDIGVAAIARNTGRTDPGSYARMMAAEAEKNGAEIRTETEVRVRLDGTAADGKPQIFPDDDHGEPFDAIVVAAGAHTKRVLAEAGIPVALKPYRVQALTCAFDADTPMLYDATEGYYLRPHPEGLLAGDGTEEVESDPTDWKHASDAAFETAMHERLAHRLDFEADDPTIERAWAGLCTATPDYDPLLGELRPNCYVAAGWQGHGFMRSPALGEAIAEDVLGEGGIPEFDPKRFTGDEEFEIVEGMAVD, encoded by the coding sequence ATGAACGTCGGTATCGTCGGCGGCGGTGCCGTCGGGTTGACGGCCGCGCGGGACCTCGCTGTCCGCGGAGCCGACGTGACGCTGTTCGAGGCGGGGACGATTCCGAACGAGGGGGAGAGCACCGCCAGAGCGGCGGGCGTGCTCTACGACGCCTTCGCAGCCCCGGAGGACGCCCGCGTCGGTGCGCGCGCCATCGAACGCTTCCGCGAGTTCTCGGGCACCGGCGGATTCGAGTTCGTAGAGACGCCCTACGTCTGGTTCGCACGCACGGGCGACGAGAAGCGCGCGGCGGCCATCCGCGAGCAGGTGCCTCGGATGCGCGAACACGGGCGAGACGTCGCGTTCATCCACGCCTCGGAACTCGAAGAGCGGTACCCGGCGCTGAACGCCGAGGACATCGGCGTCGCCGCCATCGCTCGGAACACCGGGCGAACCGACCCCGGAAGCTACGCGCGGATGATGGCCGCGGAAGCCGAGAAGAACGGCGCGGAGATTCGAACCGAGACCGAGGTTCGCGTCCGACTCGACGGCACGGCGGCCGACGGGAAACCCCAGATTTTCCCGGACGACGACCACGGCGAACCGTTCGACGCCATCGTCGTCGCGGCGGGCGCACACACGAAACGCGTGCTGGCGGAGGCGGGAATTCCCGTCGCGCTCAAACCCTACCGCGTGCAGGCGCTCACCTGTGCGTTCGACGCCGACACGCCGATGCTGTACGACGCCACGGAGGGCTACTACCTTCGTCCGCATCCCGAGGGTCTGCTCGCCGGTGACGGAACGGAGGAAGTCGAAAGCGATCCGACCGACTGGAAACACGCGAGCGATGCCGCGTTCGAAACGGCGATGCACGAACGCCTCGCCCATCGGCTCGATTTCGAGGCGGACGACCCGACCATCGAGCGAGCGTGGGCGGGCCTCTGCACCGCAACGCCCGACTACGACCCGCTTCTCGGGGAACTCCGACCGAACTGCTACGTCGCCGCTGGCTGGCAGGGCCACGGATTCATGCGTTCTCCCGCGCTCGGCGAAGCCATCGCGGAGGACGTGCTCGGCGAGGGCGGCATCCCCGAGTTCGACCCGAAGCGCTTCACCGGCGACGAGGAGTTCGAAATCGTGGAAGGGATGGCCGTCGACTGA
- a CDS encoding DUF7559 family protein, translating to MPATLEVKCTDDGCELDMFEMHYTYDMPDDVGVNDFQCPYCGETDCLEAIEL from the coding sequence ATGCCCGCGACGCTTGAGGTCAAATGCACGGACGACGGCTGCGAACTGGACATGTTCGAGATGCACTACACCTACGACATGCCGGATGACGTCGGCGTGAACGACTTCCAGTGCCCGTACTGTGGAGAAACCGACTGCCTCGAAGCAATCGAACTATGA
- a CDS encoding radical SAM protein, translating to MTDPATLDVTLVDGYVDEPAHFGVPPYISTYPRYTAGALVDAGVPEERITYHTIDELREDNAKWADVADADLFVYIGGMTVPGKYVGGTPAEPDEVRKMAWTADGISLMGGPVKFGVGDENAGGTQTERDDLDFDFVAKGDVEAAAFDLVDSGLEGYNNRMRDNEEVDRWAEAGAFVVEQHPNHPDYLICEMETSRGCPYRCSFCTEPLYGNPSFREPQSVVAEVDGLSNRGVRHFRLGRQADILAYGGDGEKPNPDALRELYGGIREVAPDLGTLHLDNMNPITIVEWPEPSREGIRVIAEHNTPGDTAAFGLESADPVVQEQNNLNVTAEECFEAVKIVNEEAGWRPGESPDDAPTHGPDAANRLPKLLPGINLLHGLKGERKETFDHNREFLQRVYDEGLMLRRVNIRQVMAFSGTEMNSVGTDIADDHKRLFKQYKSEVREKIDNPMLQRVAPPGTVLPNVHLEYHKDGRTFGRQLGTYPLLVGIPGERELGRTIDVAVVDHGYRSVTGVPYPLDVNSATMDELTAIPGLGKQRAGNVIVNRPYETPDDLAETVDVDLSKYAGASVSRNAD from the coding sequence ATGACCGACCCCGCGACCCTCGACGTGACGCTCGTGGACGGCTACGTCGACGAACCGGCTCACTTCGGCGTGCCGCCGTACATCTCGACGTACCCGCGCTACACCGCCGGGGCGCTCGTGGATGCGGGGGTGCCGGAGGAACGGATCACGTACCACACCATCGACGAACTCCGGGAGGACAACGCGAAGTGGGCGGACGTGGCCGATGCCGACCTGTTCGTCTACATCGGCGGGATGACCGTTCCCGGCAAGTACGTCGGCGGGACGCCCGCCGAACCGGACGAGGTGCGGAAGATGGCGTGGACCGCCGACGGGATCAGTTTGATGGGCGGTCCCGTGAAGTTCGGCGTCGGGGACGAGAACGCGGGCGGAACCCAAACGGAGCGCGACGACCTCGACTTCGATTTCGTGGCGAAGGGCGACGTGGAAGCCGCCGCCTTCGACCTCGTGGACAGCGGTTTGGAGGGTTACAACAATCGGATGCGGGACAACGAGGAGGTGGACCGCTGGGCGGAAGCGGGCGCGTTCGTGGTCGAACAGCACCCCAACCATCCCGACTACCTCATCTGCGAGATGGAGACCTCGCGCGGGTGTCCCTACCGCTGCTCGTTCTGCACGGAACCGCTGTACGGCAACCCGTCGTTCCGCGAACCCCAGTCCGTCGTCGCGGAGGTGGACGGCCTCTCGAACCGCGGCGTCCGCCACTTCCGACTGGGGCGACAGGCCGATATCCTCGCCTACGGCGGGGACGGCGAGAAGCCGAACCCGGACGCGCTCCGCGAGTTGTACGGCGGGATTCGTGAAGTCGCGCCGGACCTCGGGACGCTCCACCTCGACAACATGAACCCCATCACCATCGTCGAGTGGCCCGAACCGTCCCGCGAGGGGATTCGCGTCATCGCCGAGCACAACACGCCCGGCGACACCGCCGCGTTCGGTCTCGAATCCGCGGACCCGGTGGTGCAGGAGCAGAACAACCTGAACGTCACCGCCGAGGAGTGTTTCGAGGCGGTGAAAATCGTCAACGAGGAGGCGGGCTGGCGACCCGGAGAATCGCCCGACGACGCTCCGACGCACGGCCCGGACGCCGCGAACCGACTGCCGAAACTGCTCCCCGGAATCAACCTGCTTCACGGCCTGAAGGGCGAGCGAAAAGAGACGTTCGACCACAACCGCGAGTTCCTCCAGCGCGTCTACGACGAGGGGCTGATGCTCCGCCGGGTGAACATCCGGCAGGTCATGGCGTTCTCGGGCACGGAGATGAACTCGGTGGGGACGGACATCGCCGACGACCACAAACGACTGTTCAAGCAGTACAAGAGCGAGGTCCGCGAGAAGATAGACAACCCGATGCTCCAGCGGGTCGCCCCGCCGGGGACCGTGCTGCCGAACGTCCACCTCGAATACCACAAGGACGGGCGAACCTTCGGACGCCAGTTGGGGACCTATCCACTCTTGGTCGGGATTCCGGGCGAGCGCGAACTCGGCCGAACCATCGACGTGGCCGTCGTGGACCACGGCTATCGCTCCGTCACTGGCGTGCCGTACCCGCTGGACGTGAACAGCGCGACGATGGACGAACTCACCGCGATTCCCGGTCTCGGCAAACAGCGCGCCGGAAACGTCATCGTCAACCGCCCCTACGAGACGCCGGACGACCTCGCCGAGACGGTGGACGTGGACCTCAGCAAGTACGCCGGGGCGAGCGTCTCCAGAAACGCGGACTGA